A segment of the Candidatus Alcyoniella australis genome:
GCCGCCATCGGCGCGCCGATCAAGACCTTCACCTACGACGGCGATACGCCCGACGACGCGCGACGCGCGATCCGCTCCCAGGGGCACATCGTGGTCAGCAACCCGGACATGCTGCACGCCGGCGTGCTGCCGCACCACACCAAGTGGCAGAAGCTGTTCACCAACCTGCGTTACGTGGTGCTCGACGAGCTGCACACCTATCGCGGCGTGTTCGGCAGCCATCTGGCCAACGTGCTGCGTCGGCTGCGGCGCATCTGTAAGTTCTACAACTCCGAACCGACCTTCATCTGCTGCTCGGCGACCATCGCCAATCCCGGCGAGCTGGCCGAGGCGTTGATCGAGCGGCCGGTAAAGGTCGTCGACCGCTCGGGCGCGCCGCGCTCACGCAAGCGACTAATTCTCTACAATCCGCCGGTGGTCAACCGCGAGCTGGGGATTCGTAAGAGCGCGGTGACCGAGGCGCGCAAGATCGCCGCGAACTTCATCGAGAACGGAATCCAGACCATCGTCTTCACCACCAGCCGGCTCAACGTCGAGGTGCTCACCCGCTACCTCAAGGACCGCTTCTCACGCGACAAGCTGGTGCCCGACGACTTCATCTCGGGCTACCGCGGCGGATATTTGCCCAACCTGCGACGCCGCATCGAGTCCGGGCTGCGCACGGGCAAGGTGATGGGCGTGGTCTCGACCAACGCCCTGGAGCTGGGAATCGACATCGGCGATCTAACGGCCTGCGTGATGGCCGGCTACCCCGGCTCGATCGCCAGCGCCTGGCAGCAGGCCGGACGCGCCGGACGCCGCAGCGGCAGCTCTTGCGCAGTGCTGATCGCGCGCTCCAACCCGCTGGACCAATACATCGTCACCCACCCCGAGTACTTCTTCGGCGCCAGCCCGGAACACGCGCGGATCAACGCGGACAACCTGCTGATCCTGCTCTCGCACATCAAGTCCGCATCCTTCGAGCTGCCGTTCGAGGACGGCGAGAGCTTCGGCCGCGAGAACCTGATCGAGCTGCTGGAGTTCCTCGAGGAAAAGAGCGTATTGCACCACTCGGAGGGCCGCTGGCACTGGAACACCGACGCCTACCCCGCCGACGAGATCAGCCTGCGCAACATCAGCACCGAGAACTTCGTCGTGGTGCTCAAGGACGCCCAAAACAAGGTGATCGCCGAGGTCGATTTCAGCGCCGCGCCGACCACGATCCATCCCGACGCGATCTATATGGTGGAGAGCCAGCAGTACTACGTGGACGAGCTGGACTGGGAGCGCCGTCGCGCGCTGGTCCACCCGGTGGACGTGGACTACTACACCGACGCTATGACCTACACCAACGTGCGCGTGCTCGACCGCTTCGACTTCGACAAGGCCGGAAGCGAGATCGTCGAACACGGCGAGGTGCAGGTGGTGCGTAAGGTTGTGGGCTTTAAAAAAATAAAATTCTACACCTCCGAGAACGTGGGCTTCGGCGACGTGACCCTGCCGGACAACCAGATGCACACCACCAGCTACTGGTTCACCGTGCCCCAGGACATGCTGCGCTCGCTGGGCTACAACCGCTCGGACCTGATCGACGGTCTGCTGGGCATCGGCCATGCCCTGCACCACCTGGCCTCGGTGGCGCTGATGTGCGATGTGCGCGACCTGGACCGCTGTGTGGGCGACAAGTCGGCCGAGTGGTTCGTGCGCCACGACCCCGGCGGCCGCGGGATCTACAGCGCGGACGACGCCGCGGGCCTGATCGACCCCGAACGGATCGACGCCTTCGACCCCACGCTGTTCATCTACGACACCTACCCCGGCGGGATCGGGCTCTCCCCCGAGATCTTCCGCCTCCACGTCGAGCTGATCGCACGCGCGCGGGAGCTGATCGCAGGCTGCGCCTGCGAGGCCGGCTGCCCCAGCTGCGTCGGTCCGGTCAACGAGGTCGGCGTCAAGAGCAAAGAGGTTGCGCTGAAGATCCTCGAGCTGTTGCTGAACGGACGATGACCAAGCTGCGCGAGCGCCTCGAGGGTGTGCTCGGCTCAAGCGGCAGGGCCCCTGAGCAAGATAAACAGCGCACGATCTCGCAGTTGCGGCAACGGATCGACGAGCTCACCGGCGGCCGCGGTATGGTGCAGCCGCAGGCAATGGAACCTACGACCCAGCGCGTTGACATCCAGGGGCTGGTCCCGGGTCGGGTCGTGGACACGCCGTGCGGGCCGACGTTCGTGGCGCAATACCGTTACCCGATGGCGCTGACCCACGGTCGGCTGCGACTCGACCGGCTGTTCGACGTGGATCCGGCGATGCTCGCCCTGCTCGGCGCGGACCCGAGCCTGGCGGCCCTTGACCCTCGGCGCACGCTGTTCTTCGACACCGAGACCACGGGGCTGGCCGGCGGCACGGGCACCTACGCCTTCCTCATCGGCCTGGGCGAGTTCGAGGGCGACGAGTTCGTGGTAACGCAACTGTTCATGCGCGACCTGAACGAGGAGGGCGCCAGCCTGCACCTGCTGACCCAAAAGCTCGAGCGTGCTGCATTCCTGGTCAGCTTCAACGGAAAGACCTTTGACGCTCCGCTGCTCAACACGCGGCTGGTGCTCAACCGCCTTCCCGCCTCCCTGGACGACACGCCGCACCTGGACCTGCTGCACCCATCCCGGCGGCTGTTCCGCGAGCAACTGCCCGACTGCCGCCTGGGCACCCTTGAGCAGTACGAACTGGGATTCGAGCGGCGCGGCGACGTGCCCGGCTCGATGGTGCCCGAACTCTATCGCTCCTATCTGCGCTCCCGCGACGGCCGGTTGGTGGCCAAGGTTTTTACCCACAACGTCTACGACGTGCTCTCGCTGGTCACGCTGACCAGCCACCTGGCCCAGCTTGTCGCACAGGCGGATAGTTCGACGCTCGATCCGGCGCTGATTCTCGCCACAGCACGGCTGTTGCGCGACCGCGGCCAAATCGACCGCGCCCGGCGTTGCTTTAATCTGGCGTTGGAGCGCTCGTCAGAGGCCGACCCGCACACCGCGAGTCGCGCACGTCTCGAGGTGGCCCTTGATTTAAAACGCGGGGGCGAGCACGAGCGCGCTGCCGAGCATTTCACGATTTTGGTCGATTGCGGACCGTTCGATCCCCTGCCCTACGAACAGTTGGCGATTCATCTGGAACACCACGCCAATGATTACATTCGGGCTGAACAGCTCACGCAGCGCGCGTTGCAGTTTCTGCGCGCCGGCGCATTCGCTTCGCGCCGCGAGTACTGGATCGCGGCGTTCGAGCATCGGCTCAGTCGGCTACAGAGAAAACTCGGTTGAGTCCAGAGCCGCGCGATCTGGTGATCTCGGCGTCGCGCACTAAGGATCTGGTGCGTTGCAACGCCGACCTGCTGGCCGCGGCGCTGTGCGGCGCTCACCCGGTGCGCTTCGGCCTGGCGCCGCACTCTGCTCCGTTGGATTTGGAGCATCTCGGCGCGCTGGTGCTCTGGACCTGCGATCCGTCCAACCTCACGGCGCACCGTCCATTGCGCGAAGCATTGGAAGGACTCGAACGTCGCGGCGTGGTGCTCAGCGTGCAGCTCACCGTAACCGGACTGGCCGGCAGCGCAGTGGAGCCCGGAGTACCTGACGAGCGTTTCGTGCTCGCGCAGATGCAGCGCGCTATCGACGCGCGGCTGATCCGGGCCGAGGCCGTGACCCTGCGCTTCGATCCGTTCGCCCGCTTTCACTTGCCGGGTGGACGCGAGCTGTGCAACGCCGACCCAAAGGTGTTCGAGCGCGTACTCGACCTTTTTTCGTCGATCGGAGTTACCCGCGTGGTGACATCACAGTTGGACGTGGAGAACTATCCGCACGTGGCCCAGCGGTTTGTTCGGCTGGGCATCGAGGTGCTAAAGACCGATGCTGAGTCGCTGGTGCAAGGCTTCGATGCCGTGGCAAAGACCTACGGCATTGAGTTCGCTGTCTGCTGTCACCCGGCGCTGCCCGAGTACACCGAACGCTTCGGCTGCATCGACGGGCGAATGCTCAATGCATTGATCGGGCCGAAGCGCGTGGGGCCGTTCAGCGAGACGCTGCACAACCAAATCGGCAAACAGCGGCCGGACTGTTGCTGCACCTACTCGCGCGACATCGGTCACAGCAAGGGGTTCCGCAACTGTTTCTCGTTCGGAACCGGCTGCCTGTACTGCTATGCGCAGCGCGGCCTGCCGCCACAGATCGAGGCCGCGGTCAAAGATCTGCTCTGATCAATTTTTTCAATTTGAAAAAACCGGGCTATGCCCCGGTGTGCCCGAAGCCGCCCTCTCCGCGCGAGCTGGGGGGCAGCTCGTCGCATTGCTTGAACTCGGCGCGCGCCACCGGCGCGATCACCAGCTGGGCAATGCGCTCGCCGCGCTTGATCGTCGCCGGCTCCTGGCCGAGGTTGATCATCAGAATCTTGAGCTCGCCGCGATAGTCCGCGTCGATGGTGCCCGGCGTGTTGAGCAGGGTCAGGCCGTAGCGCACGGCCAGGCCCGAACGCGGCCGGACCTGGGCCTCGAATCCTTCGGGCATGGCCAGCGCCAGGCCGGTGGGGACCAGCGCGCGCTCGCCGGGCGCGAAGATCATGTCGGTATGCACTGCGGCCGCGATGTCGGCGCCGGCCGCGTGCTGGGTCATGTATTGGGGAAGGGGCAGGTCGGCGTCCCCAGATGGGTCGAGACGCCGGACCATTACCCGCGGATCGATCATTTACGGCGATACTTCTCGGGATCCTCGTTCATCACCTCGCGGTGCGAAAGGCGGATGCGGCCGTTCTTGTCAACGTCGATGACCTTGACCAGCAGCTCTTCGCCCTCGTGGGTCACATCGGTGACCGATTGGATCCGATGGTCCGCCAGCTCGGAGATGTGCACCAGTCCGTCGGTGCTCGGCGGAATGACCTCAACGAACGCGCCGAAGTCGGTGACCCGCTTGACCAGCCCCAGGTAGATCGTGCCGACCTCGACCTCGGCCGCGTGCTCGCGCACCAGCTTCTCGGCCTCGTGTGCGCTGTTCACATCGGCGGAGAAGATCGTCACCTTGCCGTCGTCCTCGACCTCGATCTTGACGC
Coding sequences within it:
- a CDS encoding DEAD/DEAH box helicase encodes the protein AAIGAPIKTFTYDGDTPDDARRAIRSQGHIVVSNPDMLHAGVLPHHTKWQKLFTNLRYVVLDELHTYRGVFGSHLANVLRRLRRICKFYNSEPTFICCSATIANPGELAEALIERPVKVVDRSGAPRSRKRLILYNPPVVNRELGIRKSAVTEARKIAANFIENGIQTIVFTTSRLNVEVLTRYLKDRFSRDKLVPDDFISGYRGGYLPNLRRRIESGLRTGKVMGVVSTNALELGIDIGDLTACVMAGYPGSIASAWQQAGRAGRRSGSSCAVLIARSNPLDQYIVTHPEYFFGASPEHARINADNLLILLSHIKSASFELPFEDGESFGRENLIELLEFLEEKSVLHHSEGRWHWNTDAYPADEISLRNISTENFVVVLKDAQNKVIAEVDFSAAPTTIHPDAIYMVESQQYYVDELDWERRRALVHPVDVDYYTDAMTYTNVRVLDRFDFDKAGSEIVEHGEVQVVRKVVGFKKIKFYTSENVGFGDVTLPDNQMHTTSYWFTVPQDMLRSLGYNRSDLIDGLLGIGHALHHLASVALMCDVRDLDRCVGDKSAEWFVRHDPGGRGIYSADDAAGLIDPERIDAFDPTLFIYDTYPGGIGLSPEIFRLHVELIARARELIAGCACEAGCPSCVGPVNEVGVKSKEVALKILELLLNGR
- a CDS encoding ribonuclease H-like domain-containing protein encodes the protein MTKLRERLEGVLGSSGRAPEQDKQRTISQLRQRIDELTGGRGMVQPQAMEPTTQRVDIQGLVPGRVVDTPCGPTFVAQYRYPMALTHGRLRLDRLFDVDPAMLALLGADPSLAALDPRRTLFFDTETTGLAGGTGTYAFLIGLGEFEGDEFVVTQLFMRDLNEEGASLHLLTQKLERAAFLVSFNGKTFDAPLLNTRLVLNRLPASLDDTPHLDLLHPSRRLFREQLPDCRLGTLEQYELGFERRGDVPGSMVPELYRSYLRSRDGRLVAKVFTHNVYDVLSLVTLTSHLAQLVAQADSSTLDPALILATARLLRDRGQIDRARRCFNLALERSSEADPHTASRARLEVALDLKRGGEHERAAEHFTILVDCGPFDPLPYEQLAIHLEHHANDYIRAEQLTQRALQFLRAGAFASRREYWIAAFEHRLSRLQRKLG
- a CDS encoding DUF1848 family protein; this encodes MSPEPRDLVISASRTKDLVRCNADLLAAALCGAHPVRFGLAPHSAPLDLEHLGALVLWTCDPSNLTAHRPLREALEGLERRGVVLSVQLTVTGLAGSAVEPGVPDERFVLAQMQRAIDARLIRAEAVTLRFDPFARFHLPGGRELCNADPKVFERVLDLFSSIGVTRVVTSQLDVENYPHVAQRFVRLGIEVLKTDAESLVQGFDAVAKTYGIEFAVCCHPALPEYTERFGCIDGRMLNALIGPKRVGPFSETLHNQIGKQRPDCCCTYSRDIGHSKGFRNCFSFGTGCLYCYAQRGLPPQIEAAVKDLL
- the dut gene encoding dUTP diphosphatase, with the translated sequence MIDPRVMVRRLDPSGDADLPLPQYMTQHAAGADIAAAVHTDMIFAPGERALVPTGLALAMPEGFEAQVRPRSGLAVRYGLTLLNTPGTIDADYRGELKILMINLGQEPATIKRGERIAQLVIAPVARAEFKQCDELPPSSRGEGGFGHTGA